GAACGCACCGCTTCGCAGCGCCGCAACCGTCGCTGCGCCGGAAAATTCGACGACGAGCTTGCTCTTCTGCAACAGCAGCCCGGTCGCCTCGATGATTGCGTCGTCGCTGACGGTGACGACCTCGTCCACGAACGCGAGCGCGTGCGCCACGTTCAGATCGCCCGGCCGCACCGGCATGAGTCCGTCGGCTACCGTGCGGTGCGCCTGGATCGTGACCGGATGGCCTGCCCTGATCGACTGCTGCATCGCATTCGCGTGCTCCGGCTCCACGCCGATGATGCGGCAGCCGGGCAGTACGTCCCTGATCCAGGCGGCGATGCCGCTGATCAGGCCGCCACCTCCGACCGGAACGAGCACGACCTCTGCCTCCGGCCAGTCCTCCGCGATCTCGACGCCGGCGGTGCCCTGCCCCGCGATCGTGCGGGCATCATCGAATGCGGGAATGATCGTCAGCCCCTGCTCCGCCGCGATCGCTTCCGCGCGCTCCTGGCGCTCGACGGACGTCGTTCCCTCGAGCACGACGTCGGCGCCGAGCGCGCGCGCGCCATCGAGCTTCACGCGCGGCGCCGTCGTCGGCATGACGACGACGGCCCGTATGCCGAACAGCTTCGCTGCGAGCGCGACCCCCTGGGCGTGGTTGCCGGACGAGTATGCGATCACGCCGCGGGCACGTTCCTCGTCCGTCAGCGATGCCACGGCGTTGTACGCGCCGCGGATCTTGAACGCCCCTGCCCGCTGCAGGTTCTCGCACTTGAGTCGCACTTCGGCGCCGAGCTCCTCGTCGAGCCAGGGCGCGGGCAGCAGCGGCGTCCGGATGACGACGTCGCGCAGGCGGTCGGCCGCAGCGCGGATCGCTGCGGCCCCGACCAGCTCACTCATCGCCGGTCACGTCCTCGTCGAAATCGCCGGTGAAGTCATCGACCTCGTCATCCGGGAAATCCCCGTTCGTTGCCGATGCCTCGAGCCCTCCGATGAAATCGGCGTCCGGCTCGTCGATGTAGTCCGGCTCCGGCACCTCGATTCCCTCCGTGCCCGCCGGTCCGCCGTTGGTGGACGGCAGCGTGCTGTCATCCTCAGGTACCACGCGCGCCACGTCGACGATGGTGTCGCCCTCGTCCATGCGCATCACGCGCACGCCCTGCGTGTTGCGGCCGATCACGCGGATCTCGTTCACGCGCTGGCGGTTCACGACGCCGTTGCGCGTGATCATCATCAGCTCGTCGCCCGGGTAGACGCCCTTGATGGCGACCACCTTACCCGTGGTCTCGTTGACGCGGAAGTTGATGACGCCCTGGCCGCCGCGTGTCTGCAGGCGGTACTCCTCGATGTCCGTGCGCTTGCCACGTCCGTGCTCGGACACGACCAGCAGCGTCGCGCGCTCGGGACCATCCGTCCGGCCGACGACCATCCCGACCACCACATCGTCGCCGCGCAGGCGGATGCCGCGGACACCGGTCGTTACCCGCCCCATCTCACGCACGTCGCTTTCCTCGAAGCGGATCGCCATGCCGTCCCGCGTCGCGAGGATGACGTTGTCGGAGCCGGTCGTGATCTGGACGTCGATCAGCTCGTCGCCTTCCTCGATGTTGATTGCGTTGACGCCGGTCACACGCACGTGCCGGTAGGCATCCAGCGACGTCTTCTTCACCGTGCCGCGCCGCGTCACGAACATCAGGTTGAGCGCTGGATCGAACTCGCGCACCGGGACAATGGCGGCCACGCGCTCGTCCGGGCCGAGCGACAGCAGATTGACGAGCGGCTTGCCGCGCGCGTTGCGGCTGGCGGTCGGGATCTCGTGGACCTTCAGCCAGTAGCAGTGGCCGCGCGCCGTGAACACCATGAGGTAGTCGTGCGTCGCAGCCGTGTAGAGGTGCTCGACCCAGTCCTCCTCGCGCGCGACCACGCCCTGCAGGCCGCGCCCGCCGCGCCGCTGCGCGCGGTAGGTCGTGAGCGGCAGCCGCTTCGCGTAGCCGGCGTGCGAGATCGTGATCACCATCTCCTCGTCGGCGATCAGGTCCTCGATCGACAGCATGTTGAAATCGGTGAGCGCGGTGCGCCGCTCGTCGCCGTACTCCTCGGCAACGCGGCGCAGCTCCGAGACCACGATCTCCATGCGGCGCTCGCGGCGCTCCAGGATATCGCGCAGGTCGGTGATCGTCGCGCGCACCTCCGCCAGCTCCTGCTCCAGCTTCTCGCGCTCGAGCCCCGTCAGGCGGGCCAGGCGCATGTCGAGGATCGCCTTGGCCTGACGCTCCGAGAGGCCGA
This region of Longimicrobiales bacterium genomic DNA includes:
- a CDS encoding threonine/serine dehydratase, translating into MSELVGAAAIRAAADRLRDVVIRTPLLPAPWLDEELGAEVRLKCENLQRAGAFKIRGAYNAVASLTDEERARGVIAYSSGNHAQGVALAAKLFGIRAVVVMPTTAPRVKLDGARALGADVVLEGTTSVERQERAEAIAAEQGLTIIPAFDDARTIAGQGTAGVEIAEDWPEAEVVLVPVGGGGLISGIAAWIRDVLPGCRIIGVEPEHANAMQQSIRAGHPVTIQAHRTVADGLMPVRPGDLNVAHALAFVDEVVTVSDDAIIEATGLLLQKSKLVVEFSGAATVAALRSGAFDARGLRTVAVLSGGNLDPVRALELLAARSEPPPTLPAV
- the gyrA gene encoding DNA gyrase subunit A; this translates as MSTMPPEFEQRVLPRLIEEEMRDSFLDYSMSVIVQRALPDVRDGLKPVHRRILYAMSQAGLSAGRPYKKSATVVGDVLGKYHPHGDLAVYEAMVRMAQDFAMRYPLVDGQGNFGSIDGDGAAAYRYTEARLTRLAGELLADIEKETVDFSPNFDGRLEEPRVMPAAFPNLLVNGSSGIAVGMATNIPPHNLREVVSACVHLIENQDATVNDLMKFVKGPDFPTAGYICGFEGIRDAYQTGRGRVVMRAKVDIEEPDNGKPRLIVTEIPYMVNKSRMIEQIAALVREKKVAEITDLRDESDRHGIRVVIELKRDAIPQIVLNQLYKHTQMQSTFGVIMLALVDGVPKIMDLREMIQHFVDHRHEVVTRRAEYELRNALEREHILEGLKIAVDNIDAVIALIRAADDTEQANAQLQERFGLSERQAKAILDMRLARLTGLEREKLEQELAEVRATITDLRDILERRERRMEIVVSELRRVAEEYGDERRTALTDFNMLSIEDLIADEEMVITISHAGYAKRLPLTTYRAQRRGGRGLQGVVAREEDWVEHLYTAATHDYLMVFTARGHCYWLKVHEIPTASRNARGKPLVNLLSLGPDERVAAIVPVREFDPALNLMFVTRRGTVKKTSLDAYRHVRVTGVNAINIEEGDELIDVQITTGSDNVILATRDGMAIRFEESDVREMGRVTTGVRGIRLRGDDVVVGMVVGRTDGPERATLLVVSEHGRGKRTDIEEYRLQTRGGQGVINFRVNETTGKVVAIKGVYPGDELMMITRNGVVNRQRVNEIRVIGRNTQGVRVMRMDEGDTIVDVARVVPEDDSTLPSTNGGPAGTEGIEVPEPDYIDEPDADFIGGLEASATNGDFPDDEVDDFTGDFDEDVTGDE